The following coding sequences are from one Bacteroidia bacterium window:
- a CDS encoding polysaccharide deacetylase family protein translates to MNTDKILNVLAKTRLDYVSKYFYSGQGHILMLHRVLEDKGDLRLKVNKSMEITPEYLEKLIQFFIHKKYNFISLDNLYSDLVNNNIKNKFVVFTLDDGYIDNYTFAFPIFKKYNIPFTIYVSNSFPNNTAIIWWYLLEDILLKNKALHFTINNTDYNLCCNTIQEKEICFRQVHQIIVSKDQNTYIPALESIFKNYVNNLYSLTNSMALSWENLIELSNNKLVTIGSHTVNHLCLTNLTEEEMKSEILNSKTELERNLGKEIYHLAYPYGYKQYVGEREFVFTEQAGFKTATTTLFANVFTQHHKHICRLPRIHINGNATIGHLHRDMSFAMGAAPMIINKFKRIVY, encoded by the coding sequence ATGAATACTGATAAGATTTTAAATGTTTTAGCCAAAACGCGACTCGATTATGTTTCGAAATATTTTTATTCGGGACAGGGTCATATCCTAATGCTTCACAGGGTATTGGAAGACAAAGGTGACTTACGCCTTAAGGTTAATAAATCAATGGAAATCACTCCCGAATATCTTGAAAAACTTATTCAATTTTTCATTCATAAGAAATACAATTTTATTTCTCTTGACAATTTATATTCCGACCTCGTTAATAACAATATTAAAAATAAATTTGTAGTTTTCACACTTGATGACGGTTATATTGATAATTACACTTTCGCATTTCCTATATTTAAAAAATATAATATTCCTTTCACGATATACGTATCCAATAGCTTTCCAAATAATACGGCAATAATTTGGTGGTATTTACTTGAAGACATTTTGCTAAAAAACAAGGCATTGCATTTTACAATTAATAACACTGATTATAATCTTTGCTGCAATACCATTCAAGAAAAAGAAATTTGCTTTAGGCAAGTTCACCAAATAATTGTTAGTAAAGATCAAAATACATACATTCCTGCTCTTGAAAGTATTTTTAAAAATTATGTAAATAACCTTTATAGCTTAACAAACTCAATGGCATTAAGTTGGGAGAATCTAATAGAATTAAGCAATAATAAATTAGTAACCATTGGCTCGCATACAGTTAACCATCTTTGTCTAACAAATCTGACCGAGGAAGAAATGAAGTCAGAGATTTTAAATTCTAAAACAGAACTTGAAAGAAATTTAGGAAAAGAAATTTATCATTTAGCTTATCCATATGGTTACAAACAATATGTAGGAGAAAGAGAATTTGTTTTTACAGAACAAGCTGGATTTAAAACAGCCACCACAACCCTTTTTGCAAATGTTTTTACACAACATCATAAGCACATTTGCCGGTTACCCAGAATTCATATTAACGGAAATGCTACTATTGGTCATTTGCATAGAGATATGAGTTTTGCAATGGGCGCAGCTCCAATGATAATAAACAAATTTAAACGAATCGTTTATTAG